Part of the Carcharodon carcharias isolate sCarCar2 chromosome 20, sCarCar2.pri, whole genome shotgun sequence genome is shown below.
atcctgacttgtgccaatAGACCATCATGACTTAGATGTTTATCGCTATTTCTTTATCATTGGGTCAAtttccttgaactccctccttaacaacaccATGGATGTTTCAACAcaacatggacttcagcagttgaAGAAGAGGGCAGATAACCACCCTCTTAATTAAAGTAGGGATacacaataaatgctgccctagcaaTGCACTTATCCTCAGGTGAAGAAAAGACAAGAAATGATGTTCGCAGTATTTGTAATTTGATTACTTTCAGATCAAAAGCCAAAGTTTCAGAGTGAATGcatatttttttttgcatttaacCACACAGAGGCTTCAGACAGAATTATGGACTTACTTTATCCCTAACCATAcacaaagacaaaaggacaaagaaaatcTAAGAGACAGTAATCTCAGGGACATAACCAATTTAAGTGAAAAGAGATAGAATGTAAAAAAGTATTGCAATTAGAAACTGAAGGCTGTTACATAGTTATGTCCAGCCTCAATTCTTACCTGAAGCTCTAATCCAATCTCACTTCCCACCAGAAATTATAATCCCATTTCAATATTTTACCAGAAGCTCAAATTCAATCCCAGTCGACCAAAAATTCCAATCCAATCGTAATCTTTAACTGAAATGCTAACCTAAATTCAAAATTTTACCAAAAACTTTAATCCAATCCCAGTCTCACCCTGAAACCCAAATCCAACCTAAATCTATCCCCCCAAAACTATATTCCAACTTCAATCCTTATCTGAAGCTCTAGTTCAACTCCAATCTTCACCAGAATTCCTCATCCAAGTTAATTTgataaatgtaattaaatcacaatcTTTACCAGAGTTGCTACTCCAATTTTAATTCTAACTCAAAACTCTTAAACTAATTCCAATCTTTCAAAACTCTAAGCCAATTAAAAATCTTTCTGAAAATACTCGTTCTTATTCATTACCCTAATGCAGAGCTCTATTCCATACCTGTAAAGAAAAGGAGCATTTGCTTGCTTGTCACTaaatgttagcatgcagacaTGGCAAGTAATTTGGAAGGTAAATGAAATTTGCTTTTACTGCAGTTATGctgtataaaagtagggaagactTGCTACATCTGTACAGTGTACCTAGAATACAGTGTACGGTTTTTAAGGtgggatgtacttgcattggagacaatccagagaaggctcacttgGTTGATTCCTGAGTTGAagcagttgtcttatgaggaaaggtagaGCCTATACAAATTGGAgctagaagaatgaaaggtgatctacagggtagatgctgtgtGGTTGGAATCTAGATCTAGCgggcacaatttcagaataaaGGGTGTCCCAActgagatggagatgaggaatttcttctctcggtgagcagtggaggctgggttactGACTATATTCGAGGCTGCTTTGtctgatagatttttgatctacaagggagtcaaccattaaggggggcaggcaggaaagtactGAGGCCAATATccgataagccatgatcttactgaatggcagagcaggctcgagagggcaAATAGTCTAtaactcctgttcttatttcttatgtttgttCGAGATATTCTAAAGCATATAAGGTGAGTATTCTTTTTGAAGCTTTGGTTGCTAATTCATTTAGTCACAATTTAAATTTATATTCCACATAGAAGGGGAGAGCTTAAAGTCCAGGGAATTATTTAGATCAAAATAATCTTCCCTTTAAAGCAATATGATAACATCAGATATGGTGACAGGACTAGAGGTTTTCAGAGAAAAATCTGATTTCTCAGTGATGAAGGCTTACTAAACTTTGGCTCACAATCTGGTGTTTTATCGTTAATCAACCATCACTAAAAAGGAACAAATTACTTGATTGTTAACTCATTGTTATTTGTGGCGCTGTCTGCCACGCTTCCTTGCATTATAACACAAGGAGTACATCTTTGGCTATAGAATTGTGAAAACTTGAAGTTTTAAAAGTGTGACATAAATCTAAATTCTTTCTTTCTGAAAGGAGGAAAAAAAGTGGAggcaaagtgattttttttaaagagaaaaaCAAGAGTTTGCAAAGAAGGTAGCCAACACTCCTCATGTACCAATCCATTCTGTtagaaaacataagaacaagaatACGCCATTCACACTTCGAGCTTGCCCCGCCGTTCAATTGTATCACCTACcttagctccatatcccttgataaatttacctaacaaaaatctatcagcagTCACAAAACTCCAGTTGACTTTCAGCATCTACTGATCAGGCATGAGAATTTCTGATTTCTAATAGACTGTGTGTAGAAATGGCCTCGCGCAAATGTAGACATATCCCCTCATTTTTGATCTCAGCAGTGGAAGTAGCTTCTCTCTATATAGCCTaccaaatttttaaaatgttttaaacacTTCAGTCAGATCACCCAGTAATCAGTTATGCTAGAGGAAATATAAATGAAGGTTATGCAAGGTGTCCTTATGACTCCCTAATTCCATCCCCGATTAAATAGAACCATTGCCCTCCACATCCTGGTGTCCTTAACTTGTTAATTCAGTTTTATTCATAACTGTCGATTTGATCTGTGTCTTTGGGACGTCAGTTACTTCTGTCTTACGGCAAGGAAGGAGACCTGTAACGGGATCCAGGAACCTGGTTAACCAGCCGTGTGAACTCGGAGATATAAAGCAGTACAAGATGGGATCAGCCACACAGTTTAAGCTCGTCAACAGAAGCCCAAAATGGTAAAGCTCAAAAACgttgtcagcaaatttacatTCATACTCGAATATTGTTCGAATCATCAGGAGAACATGATAAGGAGCAAAGCAAACCAGGAAAATAATGATGGACGCAGACACCAATTTTTTTATTCTTAATTTCCTTTCTCCTTGAAGCCCACGGACCTTACGGACAACTGCCAGCACTTTATAATAAGCGTAAATGAATAAAATCAAAGGGAGGAAGAACCCAATAGAGAGCTTGTAAATATTTAAATATCTGTCCTCCGACTGCATAGGATAATGTTCAAAACACAAGGTGTCATTCTCATTGTCTTTACTAAGAACCTGGGAGTTTATGTAAAAGCCACAAGCAGGAATCTCCTTGATCCAGATGAGAACACTGATGAACACTGCAGCCTTCCTGGTGTGTAAAAATTTAAATCTCAGAGGGTAGGCCACAGCGAGGAAGCGGTTAATGGAGATGAAGCAGAGGAAGCCAATGCTGATGTAGATATTCTGGTAGAGGAGCAGACCACTGAGTATGCAGAGTGCCCGGGAGTGGACCCAGTCATCGTGCTGCAGCATATACTGAACCCAGAAGGGCAAGGAAATGAGGTACAACAGGTCTGAGATGGTCAGATTACAGAGATAAACTCCCAGCTCATTCCTCTGTCTGATCTGCAGGTAgctgtgatacagtgacaggagATTAGTTGGGAGTCCGATGATGAAGACAGCAATGTAGACCGTGGGAAACAGGATTTGGTGGATACTGTGGTCAATAGAACAGTTGGTCATCGTTCAACACAATACTGGAACTTTTCATCAAGTATTTTTTGCAGGTTTCTCAGCAACACACCTTTTTGTGGTAGCTAACTTTTTATGATCATTGCCTATTTAATTCTTCTTTAATGAAACTTGTCTCTCTGGAGGAAAAAACAAGTAAGTTATGAAACAATATAGTCATGGAACTTTAAAGCACAGTAGAAGGCCATTTGTTCCATTGTGTCAGTGTTAGTTCTCTGAAAGATCTAAATCAAATCTGTCCTGTTCACCTGCCCTTTCCACTATaccatttcaatttttaaaaaaatgctcatATATCTTATATTTCTGCTCAATTCTGTGAAGTAGGACTTGAATCCACTATCCTTTTGACTCTGCTGGGAGGTTTGCATCCCAAAATCCCTCTACATTATTCTCTCAACCTCCCAAAttataagatttttttttcaatattcatgctcagatgtgggcatcgctggtaaggTCAGTATTTATTTCTCACCCCAAAAATGcctttgaaggtggtggtgagctgccctcttgaacagcggtagcccatgtggtgtaggtacactcacagtgccgttagggagggagttccaaaacTTGGTTCAGCcatggtgaaggaacagcaatatagttccaagccaagatgatgtgtggcttggaggggaaattgcaggtggtgatgtttctaAGCatgtgttgcccttgtccttcaggtTGTTGAGGTCGCTGGTTGGAAGGTGCAATCAAAGATGACTTGCTAAGTTACTGCACTGAgccttgtggatggtacatactgctgccatgaCATGTCAGTGGTGGATGCAGGTTAATGGTTGACATGCCTGATCAAGGGGGCTGCATTCTCCTGGATAATGCCATAGTCCAGGAGTGCTCATCCATGGATCTGCACTCCATGTCCTTTCCCTCACTGTGCCCCATCTCTGTCCTTGcccatctctctcagtctgtccccCACATCATAATTGAACATTTTAATCCTTGTTAAATCTGCAAGtggccttgcccccaccccctcttccacTATCTTCCTGCAACCCAACTCCGAGCCCAACTGAACCCTCGGATCCTCCGACTGTGACCTCTTGTGTACTCACCACCACCACTGGGAGCTCTGCTTTCAGATATTAAGCTCCTCAACTCtttgaattccttccctaaaaccctctgtctgtcttcatTGACTTTAATGGGGAGTAAAGCcaggtgaaatgttaaaccagGGTTGTACAAAactccaagataaaagcaaaaaactgcggatgctggaaattcaaaataaaaaatacctggaaaaactcagcaggtctggcagcatctgcggagaggaacacagttaatgtttcgagtacggactcgaaacgttaactctgctcctctccgcagatgctgccagacctgctgagtttttccaggtatttttacttttgtacAAAACTCCACCCAGTCAATTTCCCGCTGGTTGGGTTAGGGGGAAACCGACGCCTCTGCAGTTTACTAACTTCTATCAAGAAACTTTTTAAAAGCCACTGAAACATTATTTCTCCAATTACTTTatcttctctct
Proteins encoded:
- the LOC121292758 gene encoding ovarian cancer G-protein coupled receptor 1-like, with the protein product MTNCSIDHSIHQILFPTVYIAVFIIGLPTNLLSLYHSYLQIRQRNELGVYLCNLTISDLLYLISLPFWVQYMLQHDDWVHSRALCILSGLLLYQNIYISIGFLCFISINRFLAVAYPLRFKFLHTRKAAVFISVLIWIKEIPACGFYINSQVLSKDNENDTLCFEHYPMQSEDRYLNIYKLSIGFFLPLILFIYAYYKVLAVVRKVRGLQGERKLRIKKLVSASIIIFLVCFAPYHVLLMIRTIFEYECKFADNVFELYHFGLLLTSLNCVADPILYCFISPSSHGWLTRFLDPVTGLLPCRKTEVTDVPKTQIKSTVMNKTELTS